A genomic stretch from Setaria italica strain Yugu1 chromosome VII, Setaria_italica_v2.0, whole genome shotgun sequence includes:
- the LOC101758326 gene encoding type I inositol polyphosphate 5-phosphatase 10 — protein MEQKPNRKKFLFPKIIRAKDGNALSRHSAESSINSTVDLKESPERSSVASPSASSSSFFKSLSESRSLKFSGFSSPPTTTSTHIEAFRVFAATWNVAGKTPDRGLNLNDFLPSDDYSDIYVLGFQEVVPLNAGNVLVIEDNEPASRWLALINQALNRPSPTSDAYASAISEAAAASLSFSRSVDTTASASPVSALQTPSSSPLDPSRFHKSSNREIRRAAITRGRRLKTCTCPAERPRSRRSYRAPCLMGCGKNANAVESDTTTSDEDDEVTTSSFAVADVKSPAPAAVAASRRERYCLVACKQMVGLFATVWVRRELVRHVGHVRFSCVGRGIMGYLGNKGCISVSMSLHQTSLCFVCSHLASGEKEGDELRRNSDVVEILKNTQFRRLCKRSGRRIPERILDHDRVIWLGDLNYRIGLSYSEAKKLVEANDWGALFEKDQLKTEREGGVFRGWNEGKIFFAPTYKYSWNSDNYAGEDVTSKKKRRTPAWCDRILWYGEGIVQLSYIRGESKFSDHRPVCSVFIVEVAVPNNKLIKFASGPNMKVGVEELLFAP, from the exons ATGGAGCAGAAACCCAACAGAAAGAAG TTTCTCTTTCCAAAAATTATAAGAGCAAAGGATGGGAATGCCTTGTCAAGGCATAGTGCCGAGTCCTCCATCAACTCCACAG TTGATTTGAAAGAGTCCCCAGAGAGGTCATCAGTGGCTTCCCCGtcagcatcatcctcatccttCTTCAAAAGTCTTTCCG AAAGTAGAAGTCTAAAATTCAGCGGCTTCAGTTCTCCTCCAACAACTACTAGTACCCATATAGAAGCTTTCAG GGTATTTGCAGCCACATGGAACGTAGCAGGAAAGACTCCGGACAGGGGTCTCAATCTGAATGATTTCCTGCCTTCTGATGACTACTCAGACATTTATGTGTTAGG GTTCCAAGAAGTCGTCCCCCTCAACGCCGGCAACGTCCTTGTGATCGAGGACAACGAGCCGGCGTCGAGATGGCTCGCCCTCATCAACCAGGCGCTGAACCGGCCCTCACCAACCTCCGACGCCTACGCCTCCGCCATTTCCGAAGCTGCTGCAGCAAGCCTCTCGTTCAGCCGATCCGTTGACACGacggcctccgcctcccccgtcTCCGCTCTCCAAACGCCCAGCTCCAGCCCGCTCGACCCGTCGCGGTTCCACAAGTCCTCCAACAGAGagatccgccgcgccgccatcaCCCGCGGCCGCCGGCTCAAGACGTGCACGTGCCCGGCGGAGCGGCCTCGGAGTCGGAGGTCCTACAGGGCGCCGTGCCTGATGGGTTGCGGCAAGAACGCCAACGCCGTCGAGAGCGACACGACGACGtcggacgaggacgacgaggtcaCAACCAGTAGCTTTGCGGTGGCCGACGTGAAGAgcccggcaccggcggcggtggcagcgagcCGGCGGGAGAGGTACTGCCTGGTTGCCTGCAAGCAGATGGTGGGTCTGTTCGCCACGGTATGGGTGAGGCGAGAGCTGGTGCGGCACGTCGGTCATGTCCGGTTCTCCTGCGTCGGCCGCGGCATCATGGGCTACCTCGGCAACAAG GGTTGCATCTCTGTGAGCATGTCGCTGCACCAGACGAGCCTGTGCTTCGTGTGCAGCCACCTGGCCTCGGGGGAGAAGGAAGGGGACGAGCTCAGGAGGAACTCAGATGTCGTCGAGATCCTCAAGAACACGCAGTTCCGACGGCTCTGTAAGAGATCAGGCCGCAGGATTCCGGAGAGAATCCTTGACCATGA TCGTGTGATCTGGCTCGGTGATCTGAACTATCGAATCGGCCTGAGCTACTCGGAGGCCAAGAAGCTCGTCGAGGCAAACGACTGGGGTGCTCTCTTCGAGAAGGATCAG CTCAAGACTGAAAGGGAGGGTGGAGTTTTCAGAGGGTGGAACGAGGGCAAGATTTTCTTTGCTCCCACATACAAGTACTCATGGAATTCCGACAACTATGCTGGTGAAGACGTCACGTCGAAGAAGAAGCGAAGAACTCCAGCATG GTGTGACCGGATTCTCTGGTATGGTGAAGGGATAGTGCAACTGTCCTACATCCGTGGGGAGTCGAAATTTTCAGACCATCGTCCCGTCTGCAGTGTGTTCATTGTCGAGGTTGCGGTTCCCAACAACAAACTCATCAAGTTTGCATCAGGTCCCAACATGAAAGTTGGCGTGGAAGAACTCCTATTTGCCCCCTAG